The following are from one region of the Alkalimarinus sediminis genome:
- the sdhC gene encoding succinate dehydrogenase, cytochrome b556 subunit has translation MSTSPVNSPPEGPKECEEAVNSNRPVNLDLSKFSFPLPAITSIIHRVTGLALFVGVAFVLWAFEMSLSGEEGFNAVKGVMQGFLAKLILWGIISALLYHLVAGVKHLFMDAGIGESLEGGKLGAKITLVVSIALIILTGVWIW, from the coding sequence TTGAGCACCTCTCCTGTAAACTCGCCCCCTGAGGGCCCAAAAGAGTGTGAAGAAGCTGTGAATAGCAATAGACCTGTTAACCTAGATCTGTCCAAATTTAGTTTTCCACTACCTGCCATCACTTCGATTATCCATCGAGTTACGGGTTTAGCTCTGTTCGTTGGAGTTGCGTTCGTATTGTGGGCATTTGAAATGTCTCTAAGCGGTGAAGAAGGATTTAATGCTGTTAAAGGCGTTATGCAGGGTTTTTTAGCCAAGTTGATTCTTTGGGGAATTATCTCGGCGTTGTTGTACCACCTAGTCGCAGGTGTTAAGCATCTATTTATGGATGCTGGCATTGGTGAGTCGTTAGAAGGTGGTAAATTGGGTGCCAAAATTACGTTGGTAGTGTCAATAGCATTGATTATCCTTACAGGAGTCTGGATATGGTAG
- a CDS encoding succinate dehydrogenase iron-sulfur subunit codes for MLVSIYRYNPETDQTPYMQDVQVDIPEGKDLMVLDVLGLMKEQDTTLAYRRSCREGVCGSDGLNMNGKNGLACITPLSAVVKNNKLVLRPLPGLPVIRDLVVDMSMFYKQYEKIKPFLINDKPAPAIERLQTPEDREKLDGLYECILCACCSTACPSFWWNPDKFVGPSGLLQAYRFLADSRDTATAERLADLDDPFSVFRCRGIMNCVSVCPKGLNPTRAIGHIRNMLLQRAT; via the coding sequence ATGTTAGTAAGTATTTATCGTTATAACCCAGAAACTGACCAAACCCCTTATATGCAGGATGTTCAAGTAGATATCCCTGAAGGTAAGGACTTGATGGTCTTAGATGTATTGGGCTTGATGAAAGAGCAGGATACTACACTCGCTTATCGACGTTCATGTCGTGAAGGTGTTTGTGGTTCTGACGGACTTAACATGAACGGCAAGAACGGTTTGGCATGTATTACACCGTTATCTGCTGTTGTTAAGAACAATAAACTGGTTCTACGCCCGTTACCTGGGTTGCCAGTTATTCGTGACTTGGTTGTAGATATGTCAATGTTCTACAAGCAATACGAAAAGATCAAACCATTCTTGATCAATGACAAGCCCGCTCCAGCAATTGAGCGTCTTCAGACTCCTGAAGATCGTGAGAAGTTGGACGGTCTATATGAGTGTATTCTTTGTGCATGTTGTTCAACAGCATGTCCTTCGTTCTGGTGGAATCCTGATAAGTTTGTTGGGCCTTCTGGTCTTCTACAGGCGTATCGATTCTTGGCAGATAGTCGTGATACAGCGACTGCTGAACGTTTGGCAGACCTTGATGACCCATTCAGCGTTTTCCGCTGCAGAGGTATCATGAACTGCGTAAGCGTTTGTCCGAAAGGGCTCAACCCGACTAGGGCGATCGGCCACATTAGAAATATGCTTTTACAGCGTGCTACTTAG
- the sdhD gene encoding succinate dehydrogenase, hydrophobic membrane anchor protein, translated as MVASVTSLGRSGLYDWMVQRLSAVVLAVYVLFLLGYFVANPGLTYADWSGLFANTCMKIFTIMALVSLSAHAWVGMWTISTDYLKNGIVRFLFQSFCGGVMFVYFVWGVQILWGL; from the coding sequence ATGGTAGCCAGTGTTACGAGTTTAGGTAGAAGCGGTTTATATGACTGGATGGTTCAGCGTCTTTCTGCTGTTGTCCTAGCTGTATATGTCCTATTTTTATTGGGTTATTTTGTAGCAAACCCTGGTCTGACTTATGCCGACTGGAGTGGTTTGTTCGCAAACACCTGTATGAAAATATTCACCATAATGGCCTTGGTTTCTCTTAGCGCTCACGCGTGGGTTGGAATGTGGACCATTTCAACTGATTATTTGAAAAACGGTATTGTTAGATTCCTTTTTCAATCGTTTTGCGGTGGCGTGATGTTTGTATATTTCGTCTGGGGCGTTCAAATTTTGTGGGGACTGTAA
- the sdhA gene encoding succinate dehydrogenase flavoprotein subunit: MSKLRTLTYEAIVIGGGGAGMRAALQLTESGIKTACITKVFPTRSHTVSAQGGITCAIASNDPNDDWRWHMYDTVKGSDYIGDQDAIEYMCSVGPQAVYELDHMGLPFSRTEEGRIYQRPFGGQSKDYGKGGQAARTCAAADRTGHALLHALYQGNLKGGTTFLNEWYAVDLVKNQKGSVVGVIAICIETGETVYVKAKATVMATGGAGRIYQSTTNALINTGDGMGMALRAGFPGQDMEMWQFHPTGIAGAGVLVTEGCRGEGGYLINGDGERFMERYAPNAKDLAGRDVVARSMVLEILAGRGCGPKKDHVLLKLDHLGEETLNLRLPGICELSKTFAHVDPVKAPVPVVPTCHYMMGGIPTTIGGQALTQDADGNDQIIEGLYACGEAACVSVHGANRLGGNSLLDLVVFGRAAGIQIEKSLKEGFDSDAATEADIDAAMARLDRLNNSTGGESVAAVRADLQETMQLYFGVFRDGETMKKGLKMLDELRERVNNTYLEDKSGAFNTARIEALELDNLFEVAYATAVSAEERKESRGAHARNDFTERDDENWLKHSIYFPTEKRVGKRDVNFSPKTVEAFEPKVRSY; the protein is encoded by the coding sequence ATGTCTAAGCTTCGAACTTTAACATATGAAGCCATCGTAATTGGTGGTGGCGGTGCTGGCATGCGTGCAGCACTTCAGTTGACCGAATCAGGTATCAAAACAGCCTGTATCACTAAAGTATTTCCTACTCGATCGCACACTGTATCTGCTCAAGGCGGTATTACCTGTGCGATTGCAAGTAATGACCCAAATGATGATTGGCGCTGGCACATGTACGATACCGTTAAAGGTTCGGACTACATTGGTGACCAGGATGCAATCGAATACATGTGCTCTGTTGGGCCGCAGGCAGTATACGAGCTAGATCACATGGGGCTACCATTCTCGCGTACAGAAGAAGGTCGTATCTATCAGCGTCCTTTCGGTGGTCAGTCAAAAGATTATGGTAAAGGTGGGCAGGCAGCACGAACGTGTGCAGCAGCTGACCGAACTGGACACGCATTATTGCATGCGCTTTATCAAGGTAACCTCAAGGGCGGAACAACGTTTCTTAACGAGTGGTATGCTGTAGATTTGGTGAAAAACCAGAAAGGTAGTGTTGTCGGAGTCATCGCAATCTGTATTGAGACTGGTGAAACTGTCTATGTAAAAGCTAAAGCTACTGTAATGGCTACCGGTGGTGCAGGTAGAATTTATCAGTCGACCACTAACGCCTTGATCAATACTGGCGATGGTATGGGTATGGCACTTCGTGCAGGTTTCCCAGGTCAGGATATGGAGATGTGGCAGTTCCACCCAACAGGTATTGCTGGTGCAGGTGTTCTAGTAACTGAGGGTTGTCGTGGAGAGGGTGGTTACCTAATCAACGGTGACGGTGAGCGATTCATGGAACGTTATGCTCCAAATGCCAAAGATTTGGCTGGTCGTGATGTTGTTGCCCGCTCAATGGTGCTTGAAATCTTAGCAGGTCGAGGCTGTGGCCCTAAGAAAGATCACGTATTGCTGAAGCTAGATCACTTGGGTGAAGAAACGCTTAACTTACGTCTGCCTGGTATTTGTGAACTATCTAAGACATTTGCTCATGTTGACCCTGTCAAGGCTCCGGTTCCTGTCGTACCTACCTGTCACTATATGATGGGCGGTATTCCAACCACAATTGGTGGCCAGGCGTTAACTCAAGATGCAGATGGCAATGACCAAATCATAGAAGGTCTATATGCATGTGGCGAGGCTGCGTGTGTATCTGTTCATGGTGCAAACCGTCTTGGTGGTAACTCACTGCTTGATCTTGTGGTATTTGGTCGAGCTGCGGGTATTCAGATTGAGAAGTCGCTTAAAGAAGGTTTTGACTCTGACGCAGCTACTGAAGCTGATATCGACGCGGCAATGGCTCGTCTTGATCGACTCAACAATTCTACCGGTGGTGAGAGTGTTGCAGCTGTGCGTGCTGACTTGCAGGAAACTATGCAGCTGTACTTTGGTGTATTCCGCGATGGCGAGACCATGAAAAAAGGTCTTAAAATGCTGGATGAGTTGAGAGAGCGTGTTAATAACACCTACCTCGAAGATAAATCAGGCGCGTTTAACACTGCACGAATCGAAGCTCTTGAGCTTGATAACCTGTTCGAAGTTGCTTACGCAACGGCTGTATCTGCTGAAGAGCGCAAAGAGAGTCGTGGTGCTCATGCACGAAATGACTTTACTGAGCGTGATGATGAGAACTGGCTGAAACATTCTATCTACTTCCCGACAGAAAAGCGTGTTGGTAAACGAGATGTAAACTTCTCACCGAAAACTGTTGAGGCTTTTGAGCCCAAAGTTCGTAGCTACTAA
- the gltA gene encoding citrate synthase, translated as MTDKKAQLSVGDITVEFPVYSGTVGPDVIDVRGLVAQGLFTYDPGFVSTAACESKITYIDGENGVLLHRGYPIEQLAESSDYLELCYLLVRGELPTEEESNTFRKTVSQHTMVHDQMTHFFNGFRRDAHPMAIMCGVVGALSAFYHDKDFSDQEHRDIAMFRLVAKMPTVAAMCYKYTMGQPFIYPKNELNYAENFLHMMFSTPCGDYEIDPVIAKAMDRIFMLHADHEQNASTSTVRLAGSTGANPFACIASGIAALWGPAHGGANEAVLTMLEEIGDVEHIDKFVAKAKDKDDPFRLMGFGHRVYKNFDPRAKVMRETCDEVLQALGLENDPLLKIAKRLEQIALEDEYFIKRKLYPNVDFYSGIILRAVGIPVSMFTVIFAMSRTIGWFSHWNEMASENYRIGRPRQLYTGHSKRDYPKK; from the coding sequence ATGACTGATAAAAAAGCACAGTTATCGGTGGGCGATATTACTGTTGAGTTCCCTGTTTATTCAGGAACCGTAGGCCCAGATGTAATTGATGTACGCGGACTAGTAGCGCAAGGGTTATTCACTTACGACCCCGGCTTTGTTTCCACAGCCGCATGTGAGTCAAAAATTACATATATCGATGGCGAGAATGGCGTTCTTTTGCACCGCGGCTATCCAATAGAGCAGCTGGCAGAAAGCTCCGACTACCTTGAACTATGCTATCTGCTAGTTCGTGGAGAGCTTCCTACAGAAGAGGAGAGCAACACCTTCCGTAAAACCGTAAGTCAACACACAATGGTTCATGATCAAATGACCCATTTCTTTAACGGTTTCCGTCGCGACGCACACCCAATGGCAATTATGTGTGGTGTAGTGGGCGCACTATCTGCGTTTTACCATGACAAAGACTTCTCGGACCAAGAGCATCGCGATATCGCAATGTTCAGACTTGTCGCTAAAATGCCAACCGTTGCAGCAATGTGCTACAAGTACACCATGGGTCAGCCATTTATCTACCCTAAAAATGAACTAAACTACGCTGAAAACTTCTTGCACATGATGTTCAGCACCCCTTGTGGCGATTATGAGATCGACCCAGTAATTGCAAAAGCAATGGATCGCATTTTCATGCTACATGCTGATCATGAGCAAAACGCCTCCACCTCTACCGTTCGACTAGCTGGATCTACCGGTGCCAACCCATTTGCCTGCATTGCTTCTGGTATCGCAGCATTGTGGGGGCCTGCTCACGGCGGCGCAAACGAAGCAGTACTAACTATGCTCGAAGAAATTGGCGATGTAGAACACATCGATAAGTTCGTTGCAAAAGCCAAAGACAAAGATGATCCATTCAGACTAATGGGCTTCGGTCACCGCGTTTATAAGAACTTCGACCCTCGCGCGAAAGTAATGCGTGAAACATGCGACGAAGTTCTACAAGCACTAGGCCTTGAAAACGATCCACTACTCAAGATTGCTAAGCGCTTAGAGCAAATTGCACTTGAAGATGAGTACTTCATCAAGCGTAAACTATATCCAAACGTTGACTTCTACTCAGGCATCATCCTAAGAGCTGTTGGCATTCCGGTTTCTATGTTTACTGTAATATTCGCTATGTCTAGAACCATTGGCTGGTTCTCACACTGGAACGAAATGGCTAGCGAGAATTACCGCATCGGCCGTCCTCGCCAGCTGTACACTGGACACAGCAAGCGTGACTACCCAAAAAAGTAG
- the topA gene encoding type I DNA topoisomerase: MGKSLVIVESPAKAKTINKYLGSEFVVKSSVGHIRDLPTSGSASTSTPAERAKAAAKTRKMSPEEKAKNKKRKAKEQLIARMGVNPEKDWAANYQVLPGKEKVVNELQRLAKTADTIYLATDLDREGEAIAWHLMQSIGGDESRYRRVVFNEITKKAIQEAFETPGELDQSRVNAQQARRFLDRVVGFMVSPLLWSKVARGLSAGRVQSVAVRLIVEREQEIRAFNPEEFWEVYADLLANKKASTRFQVTKYQNENFRPVSEEETKRYTDFLNSAAYTVEKREDRPTSSKPNPPFITSTLQQAASTRLGFSVKKTMMLAQRLYEAGYITYMRTDSTNLSKEAVEACRAYIDKSVGLEYLNDQPRIYSSKDGAQEAHEAIRPSNVEVMGFQVSGLEKDAERLYDLIWRQFVACQMKDAQYLSTSITVAAGEFLLRTKGRVMKFEGYTKILPSFGKKDDDVILPDLQVGQSLDLKSLEPKQHFTKPSPRYTEASLVKELEKRGIGRPSTYASIISTIQERGYVRLQNRRFYAEKMGDIVIERLIESFDDLMDYGFTANMEETLDDVANGDKDWKGVLNNFYKGFTQQLEKAESPEGGMRENQPTETNIECPSCGRHMQIRTASTGVFLGCSGYSLPPKERCKSTINLILGDDVVSVDDDDEGESRLLRKKRRCSICDTAMDSYLIDEKRKLHVCGNNPDCSGYEVEQGVFKIKGYDGPSLECDKCGSEMQLKSGRFGKYFGCTNEGCKNTRKLLRNGEAAPPKMDPVQMPELACEKVEDTYVLRDGAAGLFLAASKFPKNRETRAPLVSEILPHKDEIDEKYDFLFSAPVKDPDGRPSIIRYSRKNKEQYVMTEVDGKASGWSAHYEGGKWVEAQVKKKKPAKKAVKKSSKKAAKSE, from the coding sequence ATGGGTAAATCACTGGTTATAGTCGAGTCTCCTGCGAAAGCTAAGACGATTAATAAGTATCTCGGTTCCGAGTTTGTCGTGAAGTCAAGTGTGGGTCATATAAGGGACTTACCGACAAGTGGGTCCGCAAGCACATCTACGCCTGCTGAAAGGGCCAAAGCTGCGGCTAAAACCAGGAAGATGAGTCCTGAGGAAAAAGCCAAGAACAAAAAGCGCAAAGCGAAAGAGCAGCTTATTGCGCGTATGGGCGTTAATCCAGAAAAAGACTGGGCGGCCAACTATCAGGTATTGCCCGGTAAAGAGAAAGTGGTTAATGAGCTGCAACGGCTTGCTAAAACCGCTGATACCATCTATCTCGCAACGGATTTGGATAGAGAGGGAGAAGCTATCGCTTGGCACTTAATGCAGTCGATTGGTGGTGATGAATCCCGTTATCGTCGAGTGGTGTTTAACGAAATAACCAAAAAAGCGATTCAAGAGGCTTTTGAAACCCCTGGTGAGTTAGATCAATCTAGGGTCAATGCGCAGCAGGCTAGGCGTTTTCTTGATCGAGTGGTGGGCTTTATGGTGTCGCCGCTGCTATGGAGTAAGGTTGCTCGGGGTTTGTCTGCTGGCAGGGTTCAGTCGGTGGCTGTACGTTTGATTGTTGAGCGAGAGCAAGAGATTAGAGCATTTAATCCTGAAGAGTTTTGGGAGGTATATGCAGACCTTCTCGCCAATAAAAAGGCCTCTACACGTTTTCAGGTGACCAAATATCAGAATGAAAACTTCCGCCCTGTCAGTGAAGAAGAGACAAAGCGCTACACCGACTTTTTAAATAGTGCTGCTTACACTGTTGAGAAGAGAGAAGATCGCCCGACAAGCTCTAAGCCAAACCCTCCATTTATAACGTCAACGTTGCAGCAGGCAGCGAGCACTCGCCTTGGGTTTAGTGTTAAGAAGACCATGATGCTAGCTCAGAGGCTTTATGAGGCGGGTTATATAACTTACATGAGAACAGACTCGACTAATTTAAGTAAAGAGGCTGTGGAGGCTTGTAGGGCTTATATCGATAAGAGTGTGGGGTTGGAGTACCTAAACGATCAGCCGCGCATTTATTCGAGCAAAGATGGCGCGCAGGAAGCTCACGAGGCGATCAGACCGTCAAATGTTGAAGTGATGGGTTTTCAGGTCTCAGGCTTGGAGAAAGATGCCGAGCGTCTTTATGATCTGATTTGGAGGCAGTTTGTAGCTTGTCAGATGAAGGATGCACAATATTTAAGTACCTCGATTACAGTGGCGGCTGGTGAGTTCCTTTTGCGCACTAAGGGTCGAGTGATGAAATTTGAAGGTTATACCAAGATACTGCCTTCATTTGGTAAGAAAGATGATGATGTTATTTTGCCAGACTTGCAGGTTGGGCAATCCCTTGACCTGAAATCACTTGAGCCAAAGCAGCACTTTACAAAGCCATCACCTCGATATACTGAGGCTAGCTTGGTTAAAGAGCTCGAGAAGCGAGGTATTGGTCGGCCTTCTACCTATGCATCGATTATCTCCACGATTCAGGAGCGGGGTTATGTGAGGTTACAGAATCGCCGTTTCTACGCAGAGAAGATGGGTGACATCGTTATAGAGCGCCTAATCGAGTCTTTTGATGATCTCATGGATTATGGCTTTACCGCTAACATGGAAGAGACATTGGATGACGTTGCAAATGGCGATAAAGACTGGAAAGGGGTGCTCAACAACTTTTATAAAGGGTTTACGCAGCAACTTGAGAAGGCAGAGTCACCTGAAGGTGGTATGAGAGAAAATCAGCCTACCGAAACCAATATTGAGTGCCCTAGTTGTGGTCGTCATATGCAGATCAGAACAGCGAGTACGGGGGTGTTTCTAGGTTGTTCCGGTTACTCGTTACCACCAAAAGAGCGGTGTAAGAGTACGATCAATCTGATATTGGGTGATGATGTAGTCAGTGTTGATGATGACGATGAAGGGGAGTCTCGCTTACTCCGAAAGAAGCGGCGTTGCAGTATTTGTGATACCGCAATGGATAGCTATCTGATAGACGAAAAACGAAAGCTCCACGTTTGTGGTAATAATCCAGACTGTTCAGGTTATGAAGTTGAGCAGGGTGTCTTCAAAATAAAGGGTTATGATGGTCCATCTCTTGAGTGTGATAAATGTGGCTCAGAGATGCAGTTAAAATCGGGTCGATTTGGCAAGTATTTTGGTTGCACCAATGAAGGATGCAAAAATACCAGGAAGCTACTGAGAAATGGTGAGGCTGCGCCCCCTAAGATGGACCCTGTTCAGATGCCTGAGCTTGCTTGTGAAAAAGTTGAAGATACCTATGTGCTTAGGGATGGGGCTGCAGGTCTGTTTTTAGCCGCAAGTAAGTTTCCAAAAAACCGAGAAACTCGTGCGCCGTTAGTGTCAGAGATTCTGCCTCATAAGGATGAGATTGATGAAAAGTATGACTTCCTGTTCTCGGCGCCGGTAAAAGACCCCGACGGTAGGCCGTCAATCATACGCTATAGCCGTAAAAATAAAGAACAGTATGTAATGACTGAGGTTGATGGCAAGGCTAGTGGTTGGTCTGCTCACTACGAGGGTGGTAAATGGGTAGAGGCGCAAGTTAAAAAGAAAAAGCCGGCTAAAAAGGCAGTGAAAAAGAGTTCTAAAAAGGCTGCTAAGAGCGAGTAG
- the fadA gene encoding acetyl-CoA C-acyltransferase FadA, which translates to MSLNPQDVVVVDAVRSPMGRAKNGCFRNVRAETLSATLIDALFTRNPGANPNEVEDVIWGCVNQTLEQGFNVARQISLLTKVPHTASAQTVNRLCGSAMSSIHTAAQAIMTGNGDVFVVGGVEHMGHVPMTKGFDHNPAASKYSAKASNMMGLTAEMLAKMHGISRQMQDEFGARSHRLAHEATLEGRFKNEIIPMEGHDDNGFKVLIENDETIRPETTVESLSKLKPAFNPKGGTVTAGTSSQLTDGAAAMLLMSAEKAQQLGLTPLARIKSMAVAGCDPAIMGYGPVPATKKALKRAGLKVEDIDFWELNEAFAGQSLPVMKDLKLIDVADEKVNLNGGAIALGHPLGCSGARISTTLLNVMQAKGGTLGVSTMCIGLGQGISTVWERI; encoded by the coding sequence ATGAGTCTTAATCCACAAGATGTCGTCGTAGTCGATGCGGTACGTTCCCCAATGGGTCGTGCTAAGAATGGCTGTTTCCGCAATGTTCGTGCTGAAACCCTTTCTGCTACGCTTATCGATGCGTTATTTACACGTAACCCTGGCGCTAACCCTAACGAAGTTGAAGATGTAATCTGGGGTTGTGTTAACCAGACATTGGAGCAGGGTTTTAACGTTGCTCGTCAAATCTCTTTGTTGACGAAGGTTCCTCATACAGCTTCTGCGCAGACGGTTAACCGTCTATGTGGTTCTGCTATGTCTTCAATTCATACTGCGGCTCAAGCAATCATGACTGGTAACGGTGATGTGTTTGTAGTGGGTGGTGTTGAGCACATGGGTCACGTACCTATGACTAAAGGCTTTGACCACAACCCAGCAGCTAGTAAGTACTCTGCAAAAGCATCTAACATGATGGGCTTAACTGCTGAAATGTTGGCTAAAATGCACGGTATTTCACGCCAGATGCAGGATGAGTTCGGTGCACGTTCTCACCGTTTGGCACATGAAGCTACTTTGGAAGGTCGTTTTAAGAACGAAATTATTCCAATGGAAGGTCATGACGATAACGGCTTCAAAGTACTTATCGAAAACGATGAGACTATTCGTCCTGAGACAACTGTTGAGTCACTAAGCAAGCTAAAGCCAGCTTTCAACCCTAAAGGTGGTACCGTAACAGCAGGTACTTCATCTCAGTTGACTGATGGTGCGGCTGCTATGTTGTTGATGTCTGCTGAAAAAGCACAGCAGTTAGGCTTAACGCCATTAGCGCGTATCAAGTCTATGGCTGTTGCAGGTTGTGATCCGGCTATCATGGGTTACGGACCAGTTCCAGCAACTAAGAAAGCATTGAAGCGTGCAGGCCTGAAAGTTGAAGATATCGACTTCTGGGAGCTAAACGAAGCGTTTGCGGGTCAGTCATTACCAGTAATGAAAGACCTCAAGTTGATCGACGTTGCAGATGAAAAAGTTAACCTAAATGGTGGTGCAATCGCATTGGGCCACCCACTAGGTTGTTCTGGCGCTCGTATATCAACAACGTTGTTGAACGTTATGCAGGCTAAAGGTGGCACATTGGGTGTTTCTACAATGTGTATCGGTCTTGGACAGGGTATCTCTACTGTTTGGGAGCGCATCTAA